One Spirochaetota bacterium genomic window, TTTTCTTCAGGTACTTCACAATCTTCAAAAAACACTTCCGAAGTAGTGGATGCTCTGACCCCCATTTTATGGAATGGCTTTCCGGTAGAAAAACCTTTAAAATCCTTTTCTACTATGAATGCTGATATCCCAGCATGTTTTTTTGATTTATCCACAGTGGCATATACAACGCATACATTTGCAACAGGTGCATTGGTGATGAATGTCTTGGATCCATTGAGTATCCACCTATCACCTTTTTTAACTGCAGTTGTTTGCAGTGACGCTGCATCTGAACCTGCACCTGGCTCAGTAAGTCCCATACAACCAATCCATTCACCGCTGGCTAATTTTGGTACATATTTTCTTCTCTGTTCTTCATTGCCATGTTTAAACAATGTATCAGTACATAAATAGGTATGTGCCCCTAATGCAAGCATATGGCCACTATCAACACCTGCATGCCCCAACGCTTCTCCAGCAAGGCAACATGTTACTACATCGGCTCCCTGACCACCATATTCTTCAGGAAATGGCAAACCTAAAAGCCCCATAGCCCCCAACTTCTTCCATATTTCAAAAGAAAACTCTGATTTTAAATCAGCTTCTTCACACAGGGGAACAATTTCATTTTTTGCATATTTATATATTGTATCCCTGAATAAAAGCTGCTCCTCACTGAACCCAAATTCCATCATTGACCTCCTTTGTTAAGTATTGTTTCAATTATTTGATTTTTTATTTTATGTGCATAATGCGCATAATCAAATGCATCAGGATCAATAACATATTGGATAATAAGTCCCTGAACCATGGAAACAATCATGGTAGCGGTATACCTTACATCTATGTTATTGAATTTTCCCAGCTCAATACCTTCATTTAAAATTTCTGAACATACATCACGATAGCTTGTATATAGTTTCTGAATAGCAGTGCGCATCCGTTCATTATGGTTCAGTTGTGTCCAGAAATCCAGAAGCACATAAAAATAATTTTTTTCCTGCATTACCAGGTTGCATGCTCGTTCTATAAATGCAGCTAATCGGTCAATAGGGTCTGATAGGTGTTCAAGATCCTGCTGCAGTGATGCGCGGATGTTACGATTTATCTCCCTGAGTAAATTTAACAGCAGGTCCTGTTTATTTTTAAAATAATAGTGGATCAACCCTGTTGACATACCTGCTTCCTGGGCAATATCCTTTATTGTGAAATTGTAATATCCCTTTTTACTCACCACATTGTACGTGGCTGAGGTAAGCTGTGCACGCCGTATATCAAAAATGTCAGAGCGTTCCTTAATTTTCATTTGAATCTCCATCCATATGATTGAATGTCCAATCAATAGTATCAAAAATCATTACTACATTATC contains:
- a CDS encoding acyl-CoA dehydrogenase family protein; its protein translation is MEFGFSEEQLLFRDTIYKYAKNEIVPLCEEADLKSEFSFEIWKKLGAMGLLGLPFPEEYGGQGADVVTCCLAGEALGHAGVDSGHMLALGAHTYLCTDTLFKHGNEEQRRKYVPKLASGEWIGCMGLTEPGAGSDAASLQTTAVKKGDRWILNGSKTFITNAPVANVCVVYATVDKSKKHAGISAFIVEKDFKGFSTGKPFHKMGVRASTTSEVFFEDCEVPEENLLGNIGEGFMYAHQTLEWDRSALLAPFIGGMQFMIEQCAKYACERVQFDKPIKSFQAIQHKLADMKVVLEAARLAVYRVASLKDAGYPINHLQASIAKAFVGDWGFKVASEAVQIFGGYGYIHEYPVERMLRDAKLAQIGGGTSEVQRLIISRLLAL
- a CDS encoding TetR family transcriptional regulator C-terminal domain-containing protein, whose protein sequence is MKIKERSDIFDIRRAQLTSATYNVVSKKGYYNFTIKDIAQEAGMSTGLIHYYFKNKQDLLLNLLREINRNIRASLQQDLEHLSDPIDRLAAFIERACNLVMQEKNYFYVLLDFWTQLNHNERMRTAIQKLYTSYRDVCSEILNEGIELGKFNNIDVRYTATMIVSMVQGLIIQYVIDPDAFDYAHYAHKIKNQIIETILNKGGQ